In one Pangasianodon hypophthalmus isolate fPanHyp1 chromosome 22, fPanHyp1.pri, whole genome shotgun sequence genomic region, the following are encoded:
- the tbrg4 gene encoding FAST kinase domain-containing protein 4, with amino-acid sequence MASRFLSRCTRLLAVCPQASSAAGRLHTLTAHPITEYPPWSQSLTLPSIRPLSLGAGPAQADEPTVTFTRTELDIRVEKATTPQEVLSLWVEQGGSANQAGMCLIQLSRLAVEKKDINRESILQDPRCVDLLEALNSQVNGIWNGTLVSVLRALSILGVPSSTPVMCSLQTEALWRLRRFNYRHLSSLADWASGWKSQGQGDELLTSVLKQLELRWTELNDPRTVTMLMSRAARLSPPLMEKLEDKALELAEKFSTEDIRRATLAVALQGRRSVPLLRALSYHLHQKPSSELNTPLLLDIVFAYGKLHFHQTQVCQRMAAELLPRLPEMSATEVMRCSKSLAFLKWLHLPLFEGFTQHFVKNSEKYSTLQMCNLLMAFAKLNFQPSNKEPFYTKVHEGLESSWKSLEPFVLTDVVWALCVFQQAKPEFIAAVTDPAFQSKVTGGSGARAENYALKVLHIAASGQLESGMRASVPLPAVLEKQTKPSLTPVQSTLHKALHILTENRTKALRKDINTVYGWNIDAEIVVDSENKPIDLENLEAPHLPGGGGTERLPEGARRLAFVAWEFPHFASRSKDLLGRFAMQKRHLQLAGFLLVEVPYFEWLELKTDWQRVSYLKDKIGKAVAEDMAK; translated from the exons ATGGCCAGCAGGTTTTTGAGCCGGTGCACTCGCCTCTTGGCCGTATGCCCCCAGGCCTCTTCAGCCGCCGGCCGTCTTCATACGCTCACAGCTCACCCAATCACAGAGTATCCACCATGGTCCCAGTCCCTAACCCTTCCCTCCATCAGGCCCCTGAGTCTGGGTGCTGGTCCAGCGCAGGCAGATGAGCCAACCGTCACATTTACACGCACTGAACTGGATATTCGTGTCGAGAAGGCGACCACACCACAGGAAGTGCTGAGTTTGTGGGTGGAACAAGGCGGCTCCGCCAATCAAGCGGGCATGTGTCTGATCCAACTCAGCCGATTGGCAGTGGAAAAGAAAGATATCAACAGAGAAAGTATCCTTCAGGACCCTCGCTGTGTGGATCTGCTAGAGGCTTTGAACTCTCAG gtgaatGGGATATGGAATGGCACACTGGTTTCTGTCTTGCGTGCTCTCTCCATTCTTGGTGTCCCATCCAGCACTCCAGTGATGTGCTCTCTCCAGACGGAGGCACTGTGGCGGCTCCGGCGCTTCAACTACCGCCACCTTTCCTCTCTGGCGGACTGGGCGTCGGGCTGGAAGAGTCAGGG aCAGGGAGATGAGCTACTGACGTCTGTGCTAAAGCAACTGGAGCTGCGCTGGACAGAGCTGAATGACCCCCGCACGGTCACCATGCTCATGAGCCGAGCCGCAAGACTCTCCCCTCCGCTCATGGAAAAGCTCGAAGATAag GCCCTGGAGTTGGCTGAGAAGTTCAGCACTGAGGACATCCGCAGGGCGACGTTAGCCGTGGCATTGCAGGGCCGCCGATCGGTGCCACTCCTGCGTGCGCTGTCCTACCACCTGCACCAGAAACCATCTTCTGAACTCAATACACCACTGCTGCTGGACATCGTGTTCGCTTATG GTAAGCTGCATTTCCACCAGACTCAAGTGTGCCAGAGGATGGCTGCTGAGCTTTTGCCTAGATTACCAGAGATGAGCGCTACTGAAGTCATGCGCTGTTCAAAGTCTCTAGCCTTCCTGAAGTGGCTCCACCTGCCTCTGTTCGAGGGATTTACCCAG CATTTcgtgaaaaacagtgaaaagtaCAGCACGTTGCAGATGTGTAACCTCCTCATGGCCTTCGCCAAGCTCAACTTCCAGCCCAGTAACAAGGAGCCATTTTACACGAAG gttcaTGAAGGTTTGGAAAGCTCCTGGAAGAGCTTGGAACCTTTTGTACTGACTGATGTAGTCTGGGCTCTCTGCGTTTTCCAGCAGGCCAAACCCGAGTTTATTGCCGCTGTCACAGACCCTGCGTTTCAGAGCAAAGTTACAG GAGGCAGTGGTGCTCGTGCAGAGAACTACGCTTTGAAGGTGCTTCATATTGCTGCCTCAGGGCAGCTCGAATCTGGCATGCGTGCCTCCGTGCCGCTTCCAGCAGTCCTTGAAAAACAGACCAAGCCCAGCCTAACACCCGTTCAGAGCACCCTACACAAAGCCCTGCACATCCTCACTGAAAATCGCACAAAAGCGCTGCGCAAAGACATCAACACGGTGTACGGGTGGaacatag ATGCAGAAATTGTGGTGGATTCAGAGAATAAGCCCATAGACCTGGAGAACCTGGAAGCGCCACACTTACCTGGAGGGGGCGGCACGGAGCGCTTACCTGAGGGAGCACGCAG gTTGGCTTTTGTGGCCTGGGAGTTCCCTCATTTTGCATCCAGGAGCAAAGATCTCCTGGGCCGCTTCGCCATGCAGAAGCGCCACCTGCAGCTGGCCGGGTTTCTGCTAGTGGAG GTTCCGTACTTCGAGTGGCTGGAGTTGAAGACGGATTGGCAGCGAGTGTCCTATCTGAAGGATAAGATCGGGAAGGCTGTAGCTGAGGACATGGCTAAGTGA